From Peptoanaerobacter stomatis, one genomic window encodes:
- the dnaJ gene encoding molecular chaperone DnaJ gives MAGKKDFYELLGVNKDATDQEIKKAYRKLAMKYHPDKNQGNKDAEEKFKEINEAYEVLSDKEKRANYDRFGPDAYNSTGGFGGGGFSGANFDFDDIFDMFSGFGSGGGFGGFSSRSSRNTAKMPRKGQDVRIKLTISFEEAAFGLKKEVEIPIEDSCQFCNGTGAKNGTSKERCKTCNGEGVITKTVRTPFGSMMNQSVCTDCNGTGERIIEKCDHCNGTGRIKSKKKVSIEIPGGIDDQNILRVSGQGQAGYNGGPRGDLQVVVAVKPHQIFKRDGYDVRLDMPITFVQAALGDEVEVPTLDGKVKYKIPEGTQSGTVFRLKGKGINVLHSKSRGDQLITVIVEVPKSLSEKQKEALREYAKITGNEVNEQSKNFLDKLRDFFKD, from the coding sequence ATGGCAGGAAAAAAAGATTTTTACGAATTGCTTGGTGTAAATAAGGATGCAACAGATCAAGAAATAAAAAAAGCGTATAGAAAATTGGCAATGAAGTATCATCCTGATAAAAATCAAGGTAACAAAGACGCAGAAGAAAAATTTAAAGAGATAAATGAGGCGTACGAAGTCCTCTCAGATAAAGAAAAAAGAGCAAATTATGATAGATTTGGACCTGACGCCTATAACTCTACCGGCGGATTTGGAGGTGGAGGTTTTTCCGGAGCAAATTTCGATTTTGATGATATATTTGATATGTTTTCAGGTTTTGGAAGTGGAGGCGGATTTGGAGGCTTCTCATCAAGAAGTAGCAGAAATACTGCAAAAATGCCACGAAAAGGTCAAGATGTACGAATAAAATTAACTATAAGCTTTGAAGAAGCTGCATTCGGATTAAAAAAAGAGGTAGAAATTCCTATAGAAGACAGTTGTCAATTCTGTAATGGGACAGGTGCAAAAAACGGTACAAGTAAAGAAAGATGTAAGACTTGTAACGGAGAAGGTGTAATTACAAAAACAGTCAGAACTCCATTCGGTTCAATGATGAATCAGAGCGTATGTACGGATTGTAACGGAACAGGTGAAAGAATAATAGAAAAATGTGACCATTGTAACGGTACAGGAAGAATTAAGAGCAAGAAAAAAGTATCTATAGAAATACCTGGAGGAATAGACGATCAAAACATCTTAAGAGTATCCGGACAAGGTCAAGCAGGATATAATGGCGGACCTAGAGGAGATTTACAAGTAGTTGTTGCAGTTAAACCACATCAAATATTTAAAAGAGACGGTTATGATGTGAGATTGGATATGCCTATAACATTTGTACAAGCGGCACTTGGTGATGAAGTGGAAGTGCCTACTTTGGACGGTAAGGTCAAATATAAAATACCGGAAGGAACTCAAAGCGGTACAGTATTCAGGCTAAAAGGTAAGGGAATAAATGTACTTCATTCAAAATCAAGAGGTGACCAGCTTATAACAGTTATAGTAGAAGTTCCTAAATCATTGTCTGAAAAACAAAAAGAGGCACTTAGAGAATATGCGAAAATCACAGGCAATGAAGTGAATGAACAAAGTAAGAATTTTTTAGACAAGTTAAGAGATTTCTTTAAAGATTGA
- the dnaK gene encoding molecular chaperone DnaK, which translates to MAKTIGIDLGTTNSCVAVMEGGEAVVIANTEGMRTTPSVVAFSKDGERIVGEPAKRQAVTNPDRTISSIKREMGRDYKVTIDDKNYSPQEISAIILQKLKADAESYLGEKVTEAVITVPAYFTDAQRQATKDAGKIAGLDVKRIINEPTAAALAYGVDKDGVEEKILVFDLGGGTFDVSILEIADGTFEVLATSGNNKLGGDDFDNVLVDYIANEFIKTDGVDLRKDKMSAQRLKDAAEKAKKELSSTLTTNINLPFITATAEGPKHLNMDITRAKFNELTAHLVEQTMEPTRKALQDSGLSVNDLAKILLVGGSTRIPAVQEAIKKFTGKDPSKGINPDECVALGAAIQAGVLAGDVKDVLLLDVTPLSLGIETLGGVFTKIIERNTTIPTKKSQVFSTAEDNQTAVDIHVLQGEREFADANVTLGRFRLDEIPPARRGMPQIEVTFDIDSNGIVHVTAKDLGTGKENKITITSSTNLSEDEINKKVQEAKMHEEEDKKRKERVEAVNHAENTIYQMEKSLKDLGDKVTEGEKTAVEGAIEDVKKVKDDVNSTAEQIRAEIEKLMKAFEPISQKLYEQAQQAQAGSEQQGEPQQPKDDDGVVDADFTEVKDDDNK; encoded by the coding sequence ATGGCAAAAACAATAGGAATAGATTTAGGTACAACAAACTCTTGCGTAGCAGTAATGGAAGGTGGGGAAGCAGTCGTAATAGCCAATACGGAAGGAATGAGAACAACACCTTCAGTAGTAGCATTTTCAAAAGACGGAGAAAGAATAGTAGGAGAACCTGCAAAAAGACAAGCAGTTACAAATCCTGACAGAACAATATCATCAATTAAAAGAGAAATGGGTAGAGACTATAAAGTAACAATAGACGATAAAAATTACTCACCACAAGAAATATCAGCAATCATATTACAAAAATTAAAAGCTGATGCGGAAAGTTATTTGGGAGAAAAAGTAACAGAAGCTGTAATAACAGTACCGGCATATTTTACAGATGCACAAAGACAGGCAACTAAAGATGCAGGCAAAATAGCAGGATTAGATGTAAAAAGAATAATAAACGAGCCTACAGCTGCGGCTCTTGCATACGGAGTTGACAAAGACGGAGTAGAAGAAAAAATATTGGTATTCGACCTTGGTGGAGGAACATTTGACGTAAGTATTCTTGAAATAGCAGACGGAACATTTGAAGTTCTTGCAACAAGCGGTAATAATAAATTGGGTGGAGATGACTTCGACAATGTTTTAGTTGATTATATAGCTAACGAATTTATTAAAACAGACGGAGTTGATTTGAGAAAAGATAAGATGTCAGCTCAAAGATTGAAAGACGCTGCTGAAAAAGCTAAAAAAGAATTATCATCAACACTTACAACAAATATCAATCTTCCTTTTATAACAGCAACAGCAGAAGGTCCAAAACATCTTAATATGGATATAACAAGAGCAAAATTCAACGAACTTACAGCACATCTTGTAGAGCAAACAATGGAGCCTACAAGAAAAGCACTTCAAGATTCAGGACTTTCAGTTAATGACTTGGCTAAAATATTATTGGTAGGTGGTTCTACAAGAATACCAGCAGTTCAAGAAGCAATCAAAAAATTTACTGGTAAAGATCCTTCAAAAGGAATAAATCCTGACGAATGTGTTGCACTTGGAGCAGCTATACAAGCCGGTGTACTTGCAGGAGATGTAAAAGATGTATTACTTCTTGATGTAACACCTTTATCACTTGGTATAGAAACATTGGGTGGAGTATTTACAAAGATAATAGAAAGAAATACAACAATACCTACAAAGAAATCACAAGTTTTCTCAACTGCAGAAGACAATCAAACAGCCGTTGACATTCATGTATTACAAGGTGAAAGAGAATTTGCAGACGCAAACGTGACATTAGGAAGATTCAGATTAGATGAAATACCTCCTGCAAGAAGAGGTATGCCTCAAATAGAAGTAACATTTGATATAGACTCAAACGGTATAGTACACGTTACAGCAAAAGACTTAGGAACAGGAAAAGAAAATAAAATAACAATAACATCATCTACTAATCTTTCAGAAGATGAAATCAATAAAAAAGTACAAGAAGCAAAAATGCACGAAGAAGAAGATAAGAAGAGAAAAGAAAGAGTGGAAGCTGTAAATCACGCTGAAAATACTATATATCAAATGGAAAAATCATTAAAAGATTTGGGTGATAAAGTTACAGAGGGCGAAAAAACAGCAGTAGAAGGTGCAATAGAAGATGTTAAAAAAGTGAAAGATGATGTAAACTCAACAGCAGAGCAAATAAGAGCAGAAATAGAAAAACTAATGAAAGCATTCGAACCTATATCTCAAAAATTATATGAACAAGCTCAACAAGCACAAGCAGGAAGTGAACAGCAAGGAGAACCTCAGCAACCGAAGGATGATGACGGAGTAGTTGATGCCGACTTCACAGAAGTAAAAGATGATGACAATAAATAA
- the grpE gene encoding nucleotide exchange factor GrpE yields MTEELKTEDIIETDIENQETSDNKDKQLEEDTIVNEIDDNLEKIKQLEKQVDEMKDLAQRTQAEFMNYKRRVTKEKQDLTTFANEKIVTELLAVLDNFQRALDSEKENTTGFYQGVDMIKKQLEDVLNKNGLEEIECLNEPFDPNYHHAVMQVEGDEPDKVLEILQKGYKLKEKVIRPAMVKVSK; encoded by the coding sequence ATGACGGAAGAGTTGAAAACTGAGGATATTATTGAAACGGATATTGAAAATCAAGAAACATCTGACAATAAAGATAAACAATTAGAAGAAGATACAATAGTTAATGAAATAGATGACAATCTTGAAAAGATAAAACAACTTGAAAAGCAAGTTGATGAGATGAAAGACTTAGCACAAAGAACTCAAGCTGAATTTATGAACTATAAGAGAAGAGTTACAAAAGAGAAACAGGATTTGACAACATTTGCAAATGAAAAAATAGTAACCGAATTACTTGCAGTGCTTGATAATTTTCAAAGAGCCTTAGATAGTGAAAAAGAAAATACAACAGGTTTCTATCAAGGTGTGGATATGATAAAAAAGCAACTTGAAGATGTGCTCAATAAAAACGGTTTGGAAGAGATTGAATGCTTAAATGAACCGTTCGACCCTAATTATCATCATGCAGTAATGCAGGTAGAAGGAGATGAACCCGACAAAGTATTAGAGATATTGCAAAAAGGATATAAATTAAAAGAAAAAGTGATAAGACCGGCTATGGTAAAAGTATCAAAATAA
- the hrcA gene encoding heat-inducible transcriptional repressor HrcA: MNSKLSERKLKILQFIVEEYINTAEPVGSRTISKNKELSISAATIRNEMSDLEEMGFLLQPHVSSGRVPSPLAYSLYVDELMKGGSLDIKERELIKTALDSNINQIQSLLDETVNLLSSLTNYTSIAIMKNDEDKKEKISHFELVKLNEHQIIMIIVMEDGRVNSKNIYIDRFIESDKLQIISQTIKEEIIGKDIKSLGDKFVNYVKSEIMQYDELLDNMLETINSNLSQDVPFSIMLKGTKNIFNYPEFNDIDTVKSFLTLFDNKDELVELVQNQGVKKDNINIIIGDKSMGDLLDNCSIITANFELKGNNIGKFGIIGPKRMDYGKAYSLMKYITKYISEVF, from the coding sequence ATGAACAGCAAATTAAGTGAAAGGAAACTGAAAATACTTCAATTTATAGTTGAAGAATATATAAATACTGCAGAACCTGTCGGTTCGAGGACAATTTCTAAAAACAAAGAGCTTTCGATAAGTGCTGCTACAATAAGAAATGAAATGTCAGATCTTGAAGAGATGGGATTTTTGTTGCAACCTCACGTTTCATCAGGTAGAGTGCCGTCACCGCTTGCTTATTCCTTATATGTTGATGAACTCATGAAAGGTGGTTCGCTTGATATAAAAGAGCGTGAACTCATTAAAACAGCACTTGATTCAAATATAAATCAAATACAGTCATTATTGGATGAAACGGTAAATCTGTTAAGCAGTCTTACTAATTATACTTCTATAGCAATTATGAAGAACGATGAGGATAAAAAAGAAAAGATAAGCCATTTTGAGCTTGTCAAACTTAACGAGCATCAAATAATTATGATAATTGTAATGGAAGATGGAAGAGTAAACAGCAAAAATATTTATATAGACAGATTTATAGAGTCTGATAAATTACAAATAATATCACAAACTATAAAAGAAGAGATAATTGGAAAAGACATAAAATCACTGGGAGATAAATTTGTAAATTATGTGAAATCAGAAATAATGCAATATGATGAGTTGCTTGATAATATGCTTGAAACTATAAACAGCAATTTATCTCAAGATGTGCCGTTCAGTATAATGCTCAAGGGTACAAAAAATATATTCAACTATCCTGAGTTCAATGATATAGATACGGTAAAATCATTTTTGACGTTGTTCGACAACAAAGATGAACTCGTAGAGCTTGTACAAAATCAAGGTGTGAAAAAAGATAATATAAACATTATAATAGGGGATAAGTCTATGGGAGACTTGCTTGACAACTGCTCCATTATTACTGCAAATTTTGAGTTAAAAGGCAATAATATTGGAAAATTCGGAATAATAGGACCAAAGAGAATGGATTATGGAAAGGCATATTCACTGATGAAATATATCACCAAATATATAAGTGAGGTATTTTGA
- the cbiE gene encoding precorrin-6y C5,15-methyltransferase (decarboxylating) subunit CbiE translates to MINIVGIGLGDRENITLKAIDTIKNSTLIIGAKRQIQAVNYLNKDAKYIEYVKLEDIIKNIKDNIDKDICVLASGEPNLYGISNYIIENMKPYEDINIISGISSVAYLFAKMKINMNDVYITSFHGRQINEEMILMSKKTAFFTDGKTSVYDIAQIYLKNNKNPKFIIGENLSYNNEKITIKYANEITKQETYKMYILISILN, encoded by the coding sequence ATGATAAATATAGTAGGTATAGGACTTGGAGATAGAGAGAATATAACTTTAAAAGCTATTGATACAATAAAAAACTCTACGCTTATAATAGGTGCAAAAAGACAGATACAAGCAGTGAATTACTTGAATAAAGATGCCAAGTATATTGAGTATGTAAAACTTGAGGATATTATTAAAAATATTAAAGATAATATAGATAAGGATATATGTGTATTAGCATCAGGTGAGCCGAATTTGTACGGGATAAGCAACTATATTATAGAAAATATGAAACCATATGAAGATATAAATATAATATCAGGCATAAGCAGCGTTGCATATTTGTTTGCCAAGATGAAGATAAATATGAATGATGTGTATATAACATCATTTCACGGCAGACAGATAAATGAAGAGATGATATTGATGTCGAAAAAAACTGCTTTTTTCACAGACGGCAAGACATCTGTGTATGATATAGCACAGATTTATTTGAAAAATAATAAAAATCCTAAGTTTATAATAGGAGAAAATCTGTCATATAACAATGAAAAGATAACTATAAAATATGCAAATGAGATAACAAAACAGGAAACATACAAGATGTATATACTCATTTCAATTTTAAACTAA
- the htpG gene encoding molecular chaperone HtpG produces MAKQEFKAESKRLLDLMINSIYTNRDIFLRELISNASDAIDKVYYKTLADENKNFNKEDYYIQISVDKANRTITVEDTGIGMNKSDMEDNLGIIAKSGSLQFKKDNEIKDGFDIIGQFGVGFYSAFMVAKKVKVLSKSIDDDKAYLWESEGIDGYEISESEKSSNGTIITIYLKDNTDEEKYDEYLEEYKLRSLVKKYSDFIRYPIKMEVTKSRPKEDDKDNYEDYIEIETLNSMVPIWRKNKNELTEEDYINFYNEKHYGFDKPLKYIHTSADGVIRYTSIMYIPSMLPFNYYSKEFKKGLELYSNGVLIMDKCSELLPDYFGFVVGMVDSEDLSLNISRETLQHDRQLKLIAKRLNEKIKNELTNMLKNKREDYDKFYDTFSRSLKFGIYDNWGMNKDELQDLIMFKSSLDKEKYTTLEEYVSRMKDDQKEIYYATGENVEKIEKMPQTEFLLDKGYEILYFTDEVDEFAIQVLRTYKEKEFKSVSSSDINVDNTEKEKNEEKAKESKSMLDEMKEILKSNISDVVISNRLKSYPVCISAKGSVSVEMEKTLNAMPTDTHVKAEKVLEINPENKSFDNLKKYYEQDKDKFTKLTEVLYNQALLIEGLQVQDPIKFANNISDLLFG; encoded by the coding sequence ATGGCAAAACAGGAATTTAAGGCTGAATCCAAAAGATTATTGGACCTTATGATAAATTCTATCTACACAAATAGAGATATATTTTTGAGAGAATTGATTTCAAACGCAAGCGATGCAATAGACAAAGTATATTACAAAACTTTGGCTGACGAAAACAAAAACTTCAACAAAGAAGATTATTATATACAAATATCTGTAGATAAAGCAAACAGAACAATAACTGTTGAAGATACAGGTATAGGTATGAACAAATCCGATATGGAAGATAATCTCGGTATAATAGCAAAAAGCGGTTCTTTACAATTTAAAAAAGACAATGAAATAAAAGACGGTTTTGATATAATAGGTCAATTCGGAGTAGGATTTTACTCAGCTTTTATGGTTGCAAAAAAAGTAAAAGTATTATCAAAATCAATAGATGACGACAAAGCCTATCTATGGGAGAGCGAAGGAATTGACGGATATGAAATATCAGAAAGCGAAAAATCATCAAACGGTACAATAATAACTATCTATCTGAAAGATAACACAGATGAAGAAAAATACGATGAATATCTTGAAGAATATAAACTACGCTCACTTGTAAAAAAATATTCAGATTTTATAAGATATCCGATTAAAATGGAAGTCACAAAATCAAGACCAAAAGAAGATGACAAAGACAACTATGAGGATTATATAGAAATAGAAACTTTAAACTCAATGGTACCTATCTGGAGAAAAAATAAAAACGAGCTTACAGAAGAAGATTATATCAATTTCTATAATGAAAAACACTACGGTTTTGACAAACCGCTTAAATATATACACACATCCGCAGACGGAGTTATTCGTTACACAAGCATAATGTATATACCATCAATGTTACCGTTCAACTATTACAGCAAAGAATTCAAAAAAGGCTTGGAACTTTACTCAAACGGTGTGCTTATAATGGATAAATGTAGTGAATTATTACCCGACTACTTCGGATTTGTAGTAGGTATGGTTGACTCTGAAGATTTATCGCTTAATATATCAAGAGAAACATTGCAACACGACAGACAACTCAAATTAATCGCAAAAAGACTTAACGAAAAAATCAAAAATGAACTTACAAATATGCTTAAAAATAAAAGAGAAGATTATGACAAATTCTATGATACTTTTTCAAGAAGTCTTAAATTCGGAATATATGACAACTGGGGAATGAACAAAGACGAATTACAGGATTTAATCATGTTTAAATCATCATTGGACAAAGAAAAATATACAACACTTGAAGAATATGTTTCAAGAATGAAAGATGACCAAAAAGAAATATATTACGCAACCGGAGAAAACGTAGAAAAAATTGAAAAAATGCCTCAAACAGAATTCTTATTGGATAAAGGATATGAAATATTATATTTCACTGACGAAGTAGACGAATTTGCAATACAAGTGCTTAGAACTTATAAAGAAAAAGAATTCAAATCTGTGTCAAGCTCAGATATAAATGTAGATAACACAGAAAAGGAAAAAAATGAAGAAAAAGCAAAAGAGTCAAAATCTATGTTGGATGAAATGAAAGAAATCCTAAAATCAAATATAAGTGATGTCGTAATATCAAACAGACTAAAAAGCTATCCAGTCTGCATATCTGCAAAAGGTTCTGTCAGCGTTGAGATGGAAAAAACACTCAATGCAATGCCTACAGACACACATGTAAAAGCAGAAAAAGTGTTGGAAATAAATCCTGAAAATAAATCATTCGACAATTTGAAAAAATACTATGAACAAGACAAAGATAAGTTTACAAAACTTACAGAAGTATTATACAATCAGGCACTTTTAATAGAAGGTTTACAAGTTCAAGATCCTATAAAATTTGCAAATAATATATCAGATTTACTATTCGGATAA
- a CDS encoding B12-binding domain-containing radical SAM protein, giving the protein MKILLVRPGAPNVLSFTNILDSEPLELEYLHTGLKEAGYDDMIYDYICQKKPFRQVLKGYEPDIVAITGYITQENMMKKFCQQVKKYNSQIATIVGGVHAQINTKVFYTDYIDYIARSESVDAFVEIVTYIGIEKGILDKADIINTNLIKNLSDINGLCYKTYIGEWKNNLMIPIDINSLPIPDRSFFYENRKHFRYLDLIETANIKTSLSCPYDCKFCYCTLLNHGKYRERDLNLVIEELKGIEVENITISDDDFLVNEKRLMDFVRLVRENNIKKTYVCYGRADFIASHPGIIKELADIGFKYFLVGLEAINDDELNDYNKGTKEEHNAKAIEVINDTSAQCIGLMIIGLSATKKDFDDLYNWIVRHELIHVTISIFTPIPGTQLYEEYKDKLITNKVEHWDFLHLVVEPDNISKHKFYLYYRKLILKLYKRARKAGMYEYLDLEYYRKMLSKFLLRKAYLDW; this is encoded by the coding sequence ATGAAAATTTTACTTGTAAGACCGGGTGCCCCAAATGTATTAAGCTTTACAAATATTTTGGATTCCGAACCTTTGGAACTTGAATATCTGCATACAGGGTTAAAAGAAGCAGGATATGATGATATGATTTATGATTATATTTGTCAAAAAAAACCTTTTAGGCAGGTATTGAAAGGATATGAGCCTGATATAGTAGCTATAACAGGTTATATAACACAGGAAAATATGATGAAGAAGTTTTGTCAGCAGGTAAAAAAATATAATTCACAGATAGCTACCATAGTCGGCGGTGTTCATGCACAGATTAATACCAAAGTTTTTTATACGGATTATATAGACTATATAGCAAGGAGCGAGTCTGTAGATGCATTTGTTGAAATAGTCACTTATATAGGAATTGAAAAGGGAATCCTTGATAAAGCAGATATTATAAATACAAACTTGATTAAAAATCTTAGTGATATAAACGGACTTTGCTATAAAACATATATAGGAGAGTGGAAAAATAATCTAATGATACCTATTGATATAAATAGTCTGCCGATACCGGACAGAAGTTTTTTCTATGAAAACAGAAAACATTTCAGATATTTGGACCTTATTGAAACTGCTAATATAAAGACGTCTTTAAGTTGTCCATATGATTGCAAATTTTGTTATTGCACTTTACTTAATCATGGAAAATACCGAGAAAGGGACTTAAATCTGGTTATAGAAGAGTTAAAAGGCATAGAGGTTGAGAATATAACCATATCGGATGATGATTTTTTGGTAAATGAAAAAAGATTAATGGATTTTGTAAGGCTTGTAAGAGAAAATAATATAAAAAAAACTTATGTGTGTTATGGAAGAGCAGATTTTATTGCAAGTCATCCGGGTATTATAAAAGAACTTGCAGATATAGGATTTAAGTATTTTCTTGTAGGTTTGGAAGCTATAAATGATGATGAACTTAATGATTACAATAAGGGAACAAAAGAAGAACATAATGCTAAGGCGATAGAGGTAATAAATGATACATCAGCACAGTGTATAGGATTGATGATAATAGGGCTTTCTGCCACAAAAAAAGATTTTGATGACCTTTACAATTGGATAGTAAGACATGAACTTATACATGTAACTATTTCCATATTCACTCCTATACCAGGAACGCAATTGTACGAAGAATATAAGGATAAATTGATTACAAATAAAGTAGAACATTGGGATTTTTTGCATTTGGTGGTGGAGCCGGATAATATAAGCAAGCATAAGTTTTATTTGTATTACAGAAAATTGATTTTGAAGCTTTACAAAAGGGCAAGAAAAGCAGGGATGTATGAATATCTGGATTTGGAATATTATAGGAAAATGCTGTCTAAATTTTTATTGAGAAAGGCATATCTGGATTGGTAA
- a CDS encoding B12-binding domain-containing radical SAM protein codes for MRILLVRPWVNKKITTVKNFLFGEPLGVECVATILKEQGHKVVLADFMAEPKGNLMHYMKRIKPQVIGITSQCTDVENVLKIAEMAKRYDKDIKVIVGGVQAMVYPNSFFNSYVDHVFKSTTRENYRELMELIASGEKQKKAIVGIFSKELSFKNSVEGCYNEYIKPDRDCSKRYRHLYRYVGFQPCAIIQTSFGCRNRCRFCVRWKLEGPILREVELEKIIEQLEELEEPYIMICDNDFLINRKRLENFCNLLEKRKIKKKYICYGSVNSILEKEDLFKRLARNGLIAVIVGYESFDNKQLKEYNKAANTDENLRATRVLQKNKIACWGSFILHPDWDKKDFRKLLQYKKLLKPELVTFSPLNPHPLTPLFEEYRDRLLYDETDYEKWNFGDVLIMPSKMSLNAYYLEVLKFTFAVNMNLHSVFYTLRAFPISNTLRMTFGFNTLISVYIKNFFKATLINKRRRA; via the coding sequence ATGAGAATATTGCTTGTAAGACCATGGGTTAACAAAAAAATAACTACAGTAAAAAATTTTCTTTTCGGAGAGCCACTTGGAGTTGAATGTGTAGCTACAATATTAAAGGAGCAGGGGCATAAGGTGGTATTAGCTGATTTTATGGCAGAACCTAAAGGAAACTTGATGCACTATATGAAAAGGATTAAACCTCAGGTAATAGGAATAACTTCTCAATGTACTGATGTGGAAAATGTCTTAAAAATTGCTGAGATGGCAAAAAGATATGATAAGGATATAAAAGTTATAGTCGGAGGAGTACAGGCTATGGTATATCCGAATTCTTTTTTTAATTCTTATGTTGACCATGTATTTAAGTCAACAACGAGAGAAAATTACAGAGAACTAATGGAGCTTATCGCTTCCGGAGAAAAACAGAAAAAAGCAATAGTTGGTATATTTTCTAAAGAACTCAGCTTTAAAAATTCTGTTGAAGGTTGTTATAATGAATATATAAAACCGGATAGAGATTGTAGCAAGCGCTATAGGCATTTGTATAGATATGTTGGATTTCAGCCTTGTGCTATAATTCAGACATCGTTCGGTTGTAGAAACAGATGTAGATTTTGTGTGCGTTGGAAACTGGAAGGACCTATACTAAGAGAGGTGGAGCTGGAAAAAATAATTGAGCAGTTGGAAGAGCTTGAAGAACCTTATATAATGATTTGCGATAATGATTTTTTGATAAATAGAAAAAGGCTTGAGAACTTTTGCAATCTTTTGGAAAAAAGAAAAATTAAAAAGAAGTACATATGCTATGGCTCCGTAAATTCAATACTTGAAAAAGAAGATTTATTTAAAAGACTTGCAAGAAATGGATTAATTGCCGTAATAGTAGGATATGAAAGCTTTGATAACAAGCAGCTTAAAGAGTATAATAAGGCAGCCAATACAGATGAGAACTTGAGAGCAACAAGAGTACTTCAAAAAAATAAAATTGCATGTTGGGGTTCATTTATCTTACATCCGGATTGGGATAAAAAAGATTTTAGAAAGCTTTTACAGTATAAAAAACTTTTAAAACCGGAACTTGTCACCTTTTCTCCACTTAATCCCCATCCACTTACGCCTCTTTTTGAAGAGTACAGAGACAGGCTTTTGTATGATGAAACTGATTATGAAAAGTGGAATTTTGGAGATGTACTTATTATGCCGTCTAAAATGAGTCTTAACGCATATTATTTAGAAGTGCTTAAATTTACATTTGCAGTAAATATGAACTTACATTCTGTATTTTATACACTCAGAGCTTTTCCTATCAGTAATACACTTAGGATGACATTTGGATTTAATACATTGATAAGTGTGTATATAAAGAACTTTTTTAAAGCTACTTTGATTAATAAAAGGAGAAGGGCATGA